A window from Ruminiclostridium josui JCM 17888 encodes these proteins:
- the dpsA gene encoding dipicolinate synthase subunit DpsA — protein sequence MVSSKRYSIIGGDLRSVKLAELIAQDGNSVNIYGFTTAGFEIKLKQSKTLMESVVDSDVIIGPIPCSNDNEFINAPFHNESIHVNELFKAMNKNQLFLAGRISDKISHLAQVCNVYTVDLLEREEMAVLNAIPTAEGAIQIAMEEMPITLHNSNSLILGYGRIGKILAKMLHGIGSNVYVEARKYADLAWIRSLGYHPVMLSNLSQVLEKADVIFNTIPSMVLNYELLKLLNPECLIIDLASKPGGVDFSKAKELGLKAIWALSLPGKVAPVTAAGFIKDTTYNIIEELGV from the coding sequence ATGGTGAGTAGTAAAAGGTATAGCATAATAGGAGGAGATTTACGAAGTGTAAAGTTGGCAGAGTTAATTGCGCAAGATGGTAATTCCGTTAATATATATGGTTTTACAACAGCGGGTTTTGAGATAAAACTGAAACAAAGCAAAACCTTAATGGAGTCTGTCGTAGATTCAGATGTAATAATCGGACCCATACCTTGTTCAAATGATAACGAGTTTATAAATGCTCCTTTTCATAATGAGAGTATTCATGTGAACGAGTTATTTAAAGCAATGAATAAAAATCAACTTTTCCTTGCAGGAAGAATAAGTGATAAAATAAGTCACTTGGCGCAAGTATGTAATGTTTATACAGTTGACTTGCTAGAGAGGGAGGAAATGGCGGTTTTAAACGCAATACCTACCGCTGAGGGTGCTATTCAAATTGCAATGGAAGAAATGCCAATAACTTTACATAACAGCAATTCACTGATTTTAGGATACGGAAGAATAGGCAAAATTCTCGCAAAGATGCTGCATGGTATAGGTTCCAATGTTTATGTTGAAGCACGTAAGTATGCTGATTTGGCTTGGATAAGGAGCTTAGGGTACCATCCTGTAATGCTGAGTAATCTATCACAGGTTCTTGAAAAAGCAGATGTTATCTTTAATACTATTCCATCTATGGTACTTAATTATGAGCTTTTAAAATTACTGAATCCCGAATGTCTTATAATAGACCTTGCATCAAAGCCTGGAGGGGTTGATTTTAGCAAGGCTAAAGAACTTGGACTAAAAGCTATCTGGGCTCTATCACTTCCGGGAAAAGTTGCCCCTGTAACAGCAGCAGGATTTATTAAAGATACTACATATAACATTATTGAAGAGTTGGGGGTATAA
- a CDS encoding M16 family metallopeptidase, which yields MFKKVQLSNGLRLVYERIPYVRSVSVGIWVGTGSRNETSENNGISHFIEHMLFKGTSKRSAKDVAECIDAIGGQINAFTGKECTCYYTKTLDTHLDIAVDVLADMFFNSSFASDDINVEKRVVIEEIGMYEDTPEELVHDIFSEMVWDGNPLGYPILGTEMCINKFDRNMILKYMDEFYTPYNTVISVAGNFDEVKLIELINKYFQYWKFDKTFSNKFTPAQYKVNKIVREKDTEQVHLCMGFEGIEHGNEKLYSLLALNNILGGGMSSRLFQNIREKRGLVYSIYSYPSTYQGSGLFVIYAGMNPEYLQTVIDLTKEELNLIIKKGITKDELNKAKEQLKGNYILGLESTSSRMNSIGKSELMLGKINTPEEILQKIERVNMDSVDEMIKRVFNFEKMSISAVGNIKNNI from the coding sequence ATGTTCAAAAAAGTACAATTAAGTAATGGATTAAGACTTGTATATGAAAGAATTCCATATGTTAGGTCAGTTTCAGTTGGCATCTGGGTTGGTACTGGTTCCAGAAATGAAACGTCAGAAAATAACGGCATATCCCATTTTATTGAGCATATGCTTTTTAAAGGAACTTCTAAAAGGTCCGCAAAGGATGTTGCTGAGTGTATAGACGCTATCGGTGGACAGATAAACGCGTTTACCGGTAAAGAATGTACATGTTATTATACAAAAACACTGGATACTCATCTTGATATTGCCGTGGATGTGCTGGCTGACATGTTTTTTAACTCATCATTTGCCAGTGATGATATTAACGTAGAAAAGCGTGTTGTAATTGAAGAAATAGGTATGTACGAGGATACCCCTGAGGAACTGGTACATGATATTTTTTCTGAAATGGTATGGGATGGAAATCCATTAGGATATCCTATTCTCGGTACTGAAATGTGTATTAACAAATTTGACAGAAATATGATATTAAAGTACATGGATGAATTTTATACACCTTACAATACAGTAATATCAGTTGCAGGTAATTTTGATGAAGTAAAGCTTATTGAACTTATTAATAAGTACTTTCAGTATTGGAAATTTGATAAAACCTTCAGTAATAAATTTACTCCTGCACAGTACAAGGTTAATAAAATTGTACGTGAAAAGGATACGGAACAGGTTCACTTATGTATGGGTTTTGAAGGTATTGAACACGGGAACGAAAAGTTATATTCATTACTAGCTCTAAATAACATATTGGGAGGCGGAATGAGTTCTCGCTTGTTTCAGAATATAAGAGAAAAAAGAGGACTTGTTTATTCCATTTATTCATACCCATCAACTTATCAGGGCTCAGGTCTTTTTGTAATATACGCTGGGATGAATCCTGAATATCTTCAAACAGTTATTGATCTGACAAAAGAGGAATTGAACCTTATTATTAAGAAAGGTATAACAAAGGATGAACTGAATAAGGCAAAAGAACAGCTAAAGGGCAATTATATTCTGGGGCTAGAGAGTACCAGCAGCAGGATGAATAGCATAGGAAAATCTGAATTGATGCTTGGTAAAATAAACACTCCTGAGGAGATATTGCAGAAAATTGAAAGAGTTAATATGGACAGCGTTGATGAAATGATTAAAAGAGTGTTTAATTTTGAAAAAATGAGTATTTCAGCAGTTGGAAATATTAAAAACAATATATAA
- the miaB gene encoding tRNA (N6-isopentenyl adenosine(37)-C2)-methylthiotransferase MiaB, whose product MSEGKRITTKVSAEEINQQYKYIETMKQYNQGIISNMGKPVRYNIETFGCQMNENDSERLSGMLSEMGYSECSERKDSDLIIFNTCCVRENAEQKVYGHLGALKKLKETNPNLIIAICGCMMQQKEVVEHIKKTYKHVDIIFGTHNLYKFPELLNTAITTKSTVIDVWDSTGSIAENMPIARKDNIKAWVTVMYGCNNFCSYCIVPYVRGRERSRSLEEIKNEVEKLAADGCKEITLLGQNVNSYGKDLEGDVTFAGLLRELNKIQGIERIRFMTSHPKDLSDDLIYAIRDCEKVCEHLHLPVQAGSSKVLDEMNRKYKKEQYLELIEKVKSNIPGIALSTDIIVGFPGETEEDFSETLDVAAKVRFDMAYTFLYSKRTGTPAAKNPDQVPEEVKKQRFDKLLELQNKISKEINDELLGKEVEVLVEGLSKNSKTTYTGRTRENKIVNFKGSPDIVGKLVKVKIDEIQTWSLLGKIAEGQA is encoded by the coding sequence TTGAGTGAGGGCAAGAGAATTACTACAAAAGTGTCTGCTGAAGAAATCAATCAGCAGTACAAATATATAGAAACAATGAAGCAATATAATCAGGGAATTATATCAAATATGGGAAAGCCTGTAAGATACAATATTGAAACCTTTGGCTGTCAGATGAATGAAAATGATTCTGAGAGACTTTCAGGTATGCTTTCTGAAATGGGTTATTCGGAATGTTCAGAAAGAAAGGACAGCGATCTTATAATATTCAACACATGTTGTGTTCGTGAAAATGCCGAACAAAAGGTTTATGGACATCTAGGAGCTTTAAAGAAGCTAAAGGAGACAAACCCAAACCTTATAATTGCTATATGCGGATGCATGATGCAGCAGAAGGAAGTTGTTGAGCATATTAAAAAGACTTACAAACATGTAGACATAATATTTGGTACTCATAACTTATATAAATTTCCGGAATTACTTAATACGGCAATTACCACAAAAAGCACGGTTATTGATGTATGGGATTCCACTGGATCAATAGCGGAAAACATGCCTATAGCAAGAAAGGACAATATAAAGGCCTGGGTTACCGTAATGTATGGCTGCAACAATTTCTGCTCCTATTGTATTGTTCCGTATGTTAGGGGTAGAGAACGCAGCAGAAGCTTGGAAGAAATAAAAAATGAGGTTGAAAAACTGGCTGCGGACGGGTGCAAAGAAATAACATTGCTAGGCCAAAATGTAAACTCATATGGTAAGGATCTTGAAGGGGATGTAACCTTTGCAGGATTGTTAAGAGAGCTGAACAAAATACAGGGAATTGAGAGAATAAGATTTATGACTTCTCATCCTAAAGATTTGTCAGATGATTTAATATATGCAATAAGGGATTGCGAGAAAGTGTGCGAACATTTGCATTTGCCGGTGCAGGCAGGAAGTTCAAAAGTACTGGATGAAATGAACAGAAAGTACAAAAAAGAACAGTACCTTGAACTTATTGAAAAGGTTAAAAGCAACATTCCAGGCATTGCATTATCTACAGATATAATAGTAGGTTTCCCTGGTGAAACTGAAGAAGACTTCAGTGAAACGCTGGATGTTGCTGCAAAAGTAAGGTTTGATATGGCTTATACCTTCCTCTATTCCAAGAGAACAGGTACTCCTGCTGCAAAAAATCCGGATCAGGTACCTGAAGAAGTTAAAAAACAGAGGTTTGATAAGCTTTTAGAGCTACAGAACAAAATCAGCAAGGAAATAAATGACGAGCTTTTGGGTAAGGAAGTGGAAGTTTTGGTGGAAGGACTTAGTAAAAACAGCAAAACCACTTACACCGGAAGAACCAGAGAAAATAAAATCGTTAATTTTAAGGGAAGTCCTGATATTGTAGGGAAACTTGTAAAAGTTAAAATAGATGAAATACAAACTTGGTCGCTGCTTGGAAAAATTGCAGAAGGTCAGGCTTAA
- a CDS encoding YlzJ-like family protein translates to MILYTIYDHNVVMGSSSKDNGKNNLNYSEMNIDGIQVQVSRYGDSDYQVQRIISTNPYDYLNPKIQPGTIIPK, encoded by the coding sequence ATGATTCTTTATACTATTTATGACCATAATGTGGTCATGGGAAGCAGTTCTAAGGATAATGGGAAAAATAATCTTAACTATAGCGAAATGAATATTGACGGGATACAAGTACAAGTATCCCGTTATGGCGACTCCGATTATCAGGTTCAAAGAATAATAAGCACCAACCCCTACGACTATTTAAACCCCAAAATTCAACCCGGTACAATAATACCAAAATAA
- a CDS encoding polyribonucleotide nucleotidyltransferase, with amino-acid sequence MFKTFSMELAGRTLTVETGKLAQLANGSALIRYGDTVVMSSATASAAPRDGIDFFPLSVDYEERLYAVGKIPGGFIKREGKPSEKAILTSRVIDRPIRPLFPKDLRNDVAVVNTVMSVEQDNSPEIAAMIGASVAISISDIPFNGPIGGVVLGLIDGEVIINPNEEQRAKSKMYVTLAGTKEKITMIEAGADIVPEDVMLDAIKKGHEEIKKICDFIDGIVKEVGKPKFTYESADVPAEIFAAVKEFAYDKMRIAVLATDKQDRDTKVSELTEETQAALAEQFPEMESKINDAIYKLEKKVVREYILKEGKRVDGRRLDEIRPLSAEVGILPRTHGSGLFQRGQTQVLTTVTLGAMGDVQMLDGIDTEETKRYMHHYNFPGYSVGEAKTSRGPGRREIGHGALAERSLVPVIPSETEFPYAFRLVSEVLMSNGSTSQGSVCGSTLALMDAGVPIKAPVAGISAGLVIDEENPDNFITFMDIQGIEDFFGDMDFKVAGTTEGITAIQMDIKVDGLNYEIIRQAFELTRKGRLQIINDVILKTIPEPRKELSEYAPKIITTNIDPEKIRDVIGPGGKMINKIIAETGVKIDIEEDGRVYILTPDSAAAQKALRIIQGIAKDIEPGEVYLGKVVRITTFGAFVEILPGKEGLVHISKLDKKRVEKVEDVVNIGDEILVKVTEIDKQGRINLSRKDAMAEENTTKEK; translated from the coding sequence ATGTTTAAAACATTTAGCATGGAACTTGCAGGTAGAACACTAACAGTTGAAACAGGGAAGCTTGCCCAATTGGCAAATGGCTCAGCATTAATCAGATACGGAGATACCGTAGTAATGTCTTCAGCAACAGCTTCGGCTGCACCAAGAGATGGAATTGATTTTTTCCCGCTCAGCGTTGATTATGAAGAAAGACTATATGCAGTAGGAAAGATTCCCGGTGGATTTATTAAGAGAGAAGGAAAGCCTTCTGAAAAAGCAATATTGACTTCAAGAGTTATAGACAGACCAATCAGACCTCTTTTCCCAAAGGATTTGAGAAATGATGTAGCTGTTGTAAATACAGTAATGTCAGTTGAACAGGATAATTCTCCTGAAATAGCTGCAATGATAGGAGCTTCCGTTGCAATAAGTATTTCAGATATACCCTTTAACGGACCTATTGGTGGAGTTGTTCTTGGTTTAATAGACGGTGAAGTAATCATTAACCCAAATGAAGAACAGCGTGCAAAAAGCAAGATGTATGTTACACTTGCCGGAACAAAGGAAAAGATAACAATGATTGAAGCAGGAGCTGACATAGTTCCTGAGGATGTTATGTTGGATGCCATTAAAAAGGGTCACGAAGAGATAAAAAAGATTTGTGACTTTATTGATGGAATAGTAAAAGAGGTAGGTAAACCTAAATTTACCTATGAATCAGCAGATGTTCCTGCAGAAATATTTGCTGCAGTAAAAGAATTTGCATATGATAAAATGCGTATTGCAGTTCTGGCAACAGATAAGCAGGACAGAGATACCAAGGTTTCAGAATTAACAGAAGAAACTCAGGCAGCTTTGGCTGAACAATTCCCTGAAATGGAAAGCAAGATAAATGATGCTATATATAAGCTTGAAAAGAAAGTAGTTCGTGAATATATATTAAAGGAAGGAAAGCGTGTTGACGGCAGACGTTTAGACGAGATAAGACCACTTTCCGCAGAAGTTGGCATATTGCCAAGAACGCATGGCTCAGGTCTTTTCCAGAGAGGACAAACTCAAGTACTTACTACTGTAACATTAGGTGCAATGGGAGATGTTCAAATGCTGGACGGTATTGATACCGAAGAAACTAAGAGATACATGCATCACTACAATTTCCCTGGCTACAGTGTAGGTGAAGCAAAGACTTCAAGAGGCCCCGGAAGAAGGGAAATCGGACATGGTGCTTTAGCTGAAAGGTCACTTGTACCTGTTATTCCATCAGAAACCGAATTCCCATATGCATTCAGGCTTGTATCAGAAGTATTGATGTCAAATGGTTCAACCTCACAGGGTAGCGTATGCGGTAGTACTTTGGCACTTATGGACGCAGGAGTTCCTATAAAAGCACCTGTAGCTGGTATATCAGCAGGATTGGTTATTGACGAAGAGAACCCAGACAATTTTATAACCTTTATGGATATTCAGGGTATAGAAGACTTCTTCGGAGATATGGACTTTAAGGTTGCAGGAACAACAGAAGGTATAACTGCTATTCAGATGGATATAAAGGTTGACGGTCTTAATTATGAAATTATTCGTCAGGCATTTGAGTTAACAAGAAAAGGTCGTTTACAGATTATTAACGATGTAATTTTGAAGACTATACCTGAACCTAGAAAAGAACTTTCGGAATATGCGCCCAAAATAATAACTACTAATATAGATCCAGAAAAAATCCGCGATGTCATTGGACCTGGTGGAAAGATGATAAACAAGATAATAGCTGAAACAGGTGTAAAAATAGACATTGAGGAAGATGGCAGAGTATATATTTTAACACCTGACAGTGCAGCTGCACAAAAGGCTCTTAGGATAATACAGGGAATAGCAAAGGATATTGAACCAGGTGAGGTATACCTTGGTAAAGTTGTAAGAATAACAACTTTCGGTGCTTTTGTTGAAATACTACCTGGTAAGGAAGGTTTGGTTCATATTTCAAAACTTGATAAAAAGAGAGTTGAAAAAGTCGAAGATGTTGTTAATATCGGCGATGAAATTCTTGTAAAAGTTACTGAGATTGATAAGCAGGGAAGAATCAATTTGTCAAGAAAAGATGCTATGGCTGAGGAAAATACAACAAAAGAAAAATAA
- a CDS encoding GNAT family N-acetyltransferase: MRIIRSATLDDVTAMSYIHSTTWKTAYKDFISQEYLNNISDDGWIKIFSRSISKNIHRAAVFELDNRITGCITFGKGRVGQTCTMSNSDINYSSNCYNCNSGEIISLYVLPEYWHTKQGYELTKYAVERLKQQGFDDCYLWVIKDNERAKGFYRKFGFKSTNTFATVNLGGRDIVEEKFNYIFI, from the coding sequence ATGAGAATAATCAGGTCTGCAACGTTAGATGATGTAACGGCAATGAGCTATATTCATTCAACAACATGGAAAACTGCTTATAAGGATTTCATTTCTCAGGAATATTTGAACAATATATCTGATGATGGTTGGATTAAAATATTTAGTAGGTCTATTTCTAAAAATATACACCGAGCTGCGGTCTTTGAACTTGATAATAGGATTACCGGCTGCATAACCTTTGGTAAAGGGCGAGTAGGTCAAACCTGTACCATGTCAAATTCAGATATTAACTATTCAAGCAATTGTTATAACTGTAATTCAGGTGAGATAATATCACTTTATGTCCTACCTGAATACTGGCATACAAAACAAGGCTATGAACTGACAAAATATGCGGTGGAAAGACTTAAACAGCAGGGCTTTGATGATTGCTACTTATGGGTTATAAAGGACAATGAACGTGCAAAAGGATTCTATAGGAAATTCGGATTTAAAAGCACAAATACATTTGCAACTGTTAACCTTGGCGGTAGAGATATTGTAGAGGAAAAATTCAATTATATATTTATTTAA
- a CDS encoding ClpP family protease, with protein sequence MKNKNYRNNEDSETQPAEQNKEAAELQQIKELGTAEIPKEESNIHCLTIIGQIEGHILLPPHNKTTKYEHIIPQLVAIEESKQIEGLLLVLNTVGGDVEAGLAISEMVSSLSKPTVSLVLGGGHSIGVPMAVSADYSFIASSATMTIHPIRMNGLVIGVPQTYEYFDKMQERVVNFVCSHSRIKREKFRELMLKTGELANDVGTVLFGEEATKSGLIDQVGGLSDAIKKLNELIELRRNENSLQQQGGKLQ encoded by the coding sequence GTGAAGAATAAAAACTATAGAAATAATGAAGATTCAGAAACACAACCAGCGGAACAGAATAAAGAAGCTGCTGAACTTCAGCAGATAAAAGAACTTGGAACAGCTGAAATTCCTAAAGAGGAGAGTAATATTCACTGTCTTACAATTATAGGGCAGATAGAAGGACATATATTATTACCACCACATAATAAAACTACGAAATATGAGCATATAATTCCACAGTTGGTTGCCATTGAAGAAAGCAAACAGATAGAAGGTCTTCTTTTGGTTCTTAATACTGTGGGAGGGGATGTAGAAGCAGGACTTGCCATATCAGAAATGGTATCGAGTTTATCAAAACCAACGGTTTCACTGGTTCTGGGAGGCGGACATAGTATTGGTGTACCTATGGCAGTATCTGCTGACTATTCTTTTATTGCCAGTTCTGCAACCATGACAATACATCCTATCAGAATGAATGGGCTGGTAATAGGTGTACCTCAAACATATGAATACTTTGATAAAATGCAGGAAAGGGTAGTTAATTTTGTCTGTTCCCATTCCAGAATAAAAAGGGAGAAATTCCGGGAACTTATGCTAAAAACCGGTGAACTGGCAAATGATGTGGGTACAGTACTGTTTGGAGAAGAAGCAACAAAATCGGGTTTAATTGATCAGGTAGGTGGGTTATCTGATGCAATAAAGAAACTCAATGAACTTATTGAATTGAGACGAAATGAAAATTCTTTGCAGCAGCAGGGAGGGAAGCTCCAATGA
- a CDS encoding dipicolinate synthase subunit B, whose product MLLEGIKIGYALTGSFCTFSKTIPQIENLVKEGAEVIPIISQAVNDFDTRFGTAEDLKAKLTKITGKTPISTIVEAEPFGPKAILDILVIAPCTGNTIAKIANAVTDSSVTMACKAHLRNGRPVVIAVSTNDGLSANAKNIGILLNTKNVYMVPFGQDDPIKKCTSLVADFDKILPTVVEALKHKQIQPILVHKN is encoded by the coding sequence ATGTTACTGGAAGGAATTAAAATCGGATATGCATTAACAGGTTCCTTTTGCACCTTTAGTAAAACAATTCCACAGATAGAAAATTTAGTAAAAGAGGGTGCCGAAGTTATTCCAATAATTTCACAGGCTGTTAATGATTTTGATACTCGTTTTGGAACTGCTGAAGACTTAAAAGCTAAATTAACAAAAATTACAGGTAAAACTCCTATAAGTACAATTGTAGAAGCTGAGCCATTTGGACCTAAAGCAATATTGGATATACTTGTAATAGCCCCGTGTACGGGAAACACTATTGCAAAAATTGCCAATGCTGTTACGGACAGCTCGGTTACTATGGCTTGTAAAGCACACCTGAGAAATGGAAGGCCCGTTGTTATTGCAGTTTCAACCAACGATGGGTTAAGTGCAAATGCAAAAAACATCGGTATACTGCTAAATACTAAAAACGTATATATGGTCCCATTCGGTCAGGATGATCCAATAAAGAAATGTACTTCATTGGTTGCTGATTTTGATAAAATTCTGCCTACGGTTGTTGAAGCTTTAAAACACAAGCAGATTCAGCCAATATTAGTACATAAGAACTAA
- a CDS encoding YlbF family regulator, which translates to MDIIEKARELGQMLAKSTEMERYNTAEAAMKSDDKSTTLMKEYKQLQIEMVKLTKDGAEKQAIEETKEKLLAKQLEINSYPVTFDYLTAKANLEALMKKVNDILVFSITGESGCSDDKCKSCGGGCRG; encoded by the coding sequence ATGGATATTATAGAAAAAGCAAGAGAATTAGGACAAATGCTGGCCAAGTCAACAGAGATGGAGCGTTATAATACTGCAGAAGCTGCTATGAAATCTGATGATAAATCTACAACTCTCATGAAGGAGTACAAACAGCTTCAGATAGAGATGGTTAAGCTCACAAAAGATGGAGCCGAAAAACAAGCAATAGAAGAAACAAAGGAAAAATTGCTTGCAAAGCAGCTTGAAATCAATTCATACCCCGTTACTTTCGATTATCTGACAGCCAAGGCGAATCTTGAAGCTTTGATGAAGAAGGTAAATGATATATTAGTATTTTCAATAACTGGAGAGTCAGGGTGTTCAGATGATAAATGCAAGAGCTGCGGTGGAGGCTGCAGAGGCTAG
- a CDS encoding PaaI family thioesterase: MEKDIIRFFDKDRFAHFAGIELKKVGKGYAETSLDLSEKHLNGLDGVHGGVIFTLADFAFAAAINSEGFATVGINSNITYFKAPKGNRITAVARETSAGKKICGCDVDVFDEDGTLIAKFSGTGYRKGLKIDFATGTLTKIK; the protein is encoded by the coding sequence ATGGAAAAAGATATAATCAGATTTTTTGATAAAGACAGATTTGCTCATTTTGCCGGAATTGAACTTAAAAAAGTAGGTAAAGGTTATGCCGAAACAAGTCTTGATTTATCAGAAAAACATTTGAACGGATTAGATGGTGTACATGGTGGTGTAATATTTACCCTTGCGGACTTTGCCTTTGCAGCGGCAATAAATTCAGAGGGTTTTGCTACTGTTGGAATTAATTCAAATATTACATATTTTAAAGCTCCTAAAGGTAATAGAATCACTGCTGTGGCCAGAGAAACATCCGCAGGAAAAAAAATCTGCGGATGCGATGTAGATGTATTTGACGAAGACGGTACCCTTATAGCCAAGTTCAGCGGAACAGGCTACAGAAAAGGCTTGAAAATAGATTTTGCTACAGGAACGCTTACAAAAATTAAGTAA